Proteins encoded within one genomic window of Felis catus isolate Fca126 chromosome C1, F.catus_Fca126_mat1.0, whole genome shotgun sequence:
- the SLFNL1 gene encoding schlafen-like protein 1 yields MELPGTPPLQEVPGEESLPEDSGLQVTPSTHILYVGHLNPQFSVPVLTCLLRDALERLGLPVAREHIEVVRRPRKAYALVQVTTHRDSLASLPWRLQTAMEEHQVLKELVARGKELVLGDGRGPSRGREREDDSSRSPSPNPANSPPARAPQRSQDRPSGARSDSAIVHQEVPGQERLFQGAFLGSETRSVEFKRGGGEYLSLAFKHHLRRYACAFLNGEGGSLFVGVEDSGLVRGVPCSHRDEDRVRLLVDSILQGFQPQVFPDAYTLSFIPVVSTIAYPTPLKVIRLSVRAPRAQAEPQLYETDQGEVFLRRDGSIQGPLSVHAIQEWCKQKWVAELRTLQERVKVLTAEKEQLRQQLKQQGPGSRTCCVL; encoded by the exons ATGGAGCTCCCGGGCACGCCGCCCCTGCAAGAGGTCCCCGGGGAAGAGTCCCTGCCTGAGGACTCAGGCCTGCAGGTGACGCCCAGCACGCACATTCTCTACGTGGGCCACCTGAACCCCCAGTTCTCAGTGCCTGTGCTCACCTGCCTGCTGCGAGACGCCCTGGAACGGCTGGGGCTGCCGGTGGCACGGGAGCACATCGAGGTGGTGAGGCGACCACGGAAGGCCTACGCACTGGTGCAGGTGACCACCCACAGGGAcagcctggcctccctcccctggcgCCTGCAGACGGCCATGGAGGAGCACCAGGTCCTCAAGGAGCTGGTGGCCCGCGGGAAGGAGCTGGTGTTGGGTGACGGCCGAGGGCCCTCGCGCGGCAGAGAG cGGGAGGACGACAGCAGCCGGAGCCCGAGCCCCAACCCTGCCAACAGCCCCCCGGCACGGGCCCCGCAGAGGTCCCAGGACCGGCCCAGCGGCGCACGCTCCGACAGCGCCATCGTGCACCAGGAGGTCCCGGGCCAGGAGCGCCTCTTCCAGGGCGCCTTCCTGGGCAGCGAGACGCGCAGCGTGGAGTTCAAGCGCGGCGGCGGCGAGTACCTGAGCCTGGCCTTCAAGCACCACCTGCGGCGCTACGCGTGCGCCTTCCTCAACGGCGAGGGCGGCAGCCTGTTCGTGGGCGTCGAGGACAGCGGCCTGGTGCGGGGCGTCCCCTGCAGCCACCGCGACGAGGACCGCGTGCGCCTGCTGGTGGACTCCATCCTGCAGGGTTTCCAGCCCCAGGTCTTCCCCGACGCCTACACACTCTCCTTCATCCCCGTGGTCAGCACCATCGcctaccccacccccctcaaG GTGATCCGTCTGAGCGTGCGCgcccccagggcccaggccgAGCCGCAGCTCTATGAGACTGACCAGGGGGAGGTGTTCTTGCGGCGGGACGGGAGCATCCAGGGCCCGCTGTCTGTCCACGCCATCCAGGAGTGGTGCAAGCAG AAATGGGTGGCGGAGTTGCGCACGCTGCAGGAGAGGGTGAAGGTGCTGACGGCGGAGAAGGAGCAGCTCCGGCAGCAGCTGAAGCAGCAAGGACCCGGCTCCCGCACCTGCTGCGTCCTGTGA